Genomic segment of Synchiropus splendidus isolate RoL2022-P1 chromosome 4, RoL_Sspl_1.0, whole genome shotgun sequence:
GTGAGTATAAATATGACATTGTTCAACGTGAAAAACTAACACCTGAACATGCCTGCCTGTCCATTTCTGCTTGTTTGGCAGCCAACTCACATAGGCAGTCATTGCTATTTATTATTGACTCTTATCAGGTTTAGTGTACTGGATACGTTTCACACTCCCAGTTAAGACCTCATCACATTGCTCCACAGTTCAGTGATGTTTTGTCAATATATAAGCTGTTGCACTTAACTTACATTGCGGGACGTCTCTCTCTGTCATTTACAAGTGATGTTTCTAATATCTGGATTTAGTGGGGCGGGTGTTTCCCACAAAGATCCCGTTTAgtagtgatggtgagatgaagcttcttgaagCACTGAGGCATTTAGAAGAATTGGTTCGACTCCGACTCCTCATGAAGGTTCATTTGCGCCATggcaccaccaagtggacattaaatataAGATTCTGCAAGCATGAACTTTTGTTGCCCAAAGCTTTCAGTAGGATTGCCATCGACAATATAAGACACAGATGGGACAAAATGCTATAATGGTGCTTGAGAAGACATGGATAAGATGTACACACATGCACCGCATCAATTATTTTAATTCGAAAATAGaattttttcaactgtttttggacagagtttcttttctttgacagaatttcCCCCGCTACATCTGTAATACATCGCATTTACCTTGTTGCCAGAGATAAGATCGAAGTGTTCCCAAACTGGGGAAAACTTTCTCTTCCTTGATGGTTCCATGACAACAGAAATTGACAATCGATACAGGGCTGCCCACAAAACGTTCCCAAATGCTCACAAAAAGTGACAAAACGGGGATCCTCTGTTTCGCTTTGTGCCACTTGCTTGATCCACTTTCAGAACCGGTTACGTGGTACAGCCAGTTCGAGGCTTCAACCGCCTTCAtcagtgtaaaaacaaaaacaaataaaaaaaacaacaacaaaaataaacatcaaaactaCATCCTTTCCCTCCCTTTACCTACGTCAGCTGCGAGTgttgtttcatttgtatttttgaagttattaaGATGCTGAATGAAAACTGATACCTGTAGGTTTCACAAGTTACGATGATGCTGGGAAACACACATGATTGGGAACTTATATTTTATGATTTAACGTCTGACCCAGAAGGCGTGACGTATCAGAATAGGTCATTACTTAAGGTCCTATGTGTCACTGCCTATGAAGCCAACACATCGCCCGCGATCAGGGATCCTGAATGATGATTAAAAGCAAAATTGAAACTGACCTTAAGGTCTTGTAGCCAAACCTTTCTACAAAGCAGCTTTACTGTGTTTTGTTGATTGAATGTTGTTAATTATtgtgatttaaaatgtacaaGAAACCTTCAAACTTGACTGACTTCTGTCTTCCTCCTTGTACAGATTTACTTAAGAGACTCGTTCGGTCTGAAGACCCTGGCGGCTCGTGGCGATGTCATCATATGTACGATGGCGGGCGTGGAACATGTGTGGTGGCACTCCAACGAGACCGTCTTCCACACGTGTATGGAGAAATGGCttgtgtaacacacacacacatacagctcCTGCTTTTGATAGATTTTTAAGACTCTTAGCTGGACTGCCGTGTTTTAGTTTCTCaacgttttttttaatctggtgTAGGCTAGAGGGCGCTTTGTTCCCTGGAGGAAAATTAATGACCagtttgtcatgaaaaaaagccTCTTTTTTTTGCCCAAATCAATTACATTATTACTATTTGCACATGGCATGTGTCCATAAATGAAAAGCTAGATTAAAATATTGCATAGCTTTGTTGATGCACAGCGTGTAACTAGTCATGAACTCTTGCTATAGAAGATTTCACTGATGAATTTTATAATCAGATGACTCTTtacaaaattatatttttgtgaACGATGCTGAAATATTGCTTAAAACTTGTATCAGAAGTTGCACCTTATTTTGATCAGAGTTAGATGATTTTGATGCAAAATGTTCTCCAACATAGTGgaaaaagtgtttcatttaaTAGTCATTCATGCAGAATGTGAATGCTATGTTTGAATTCAACTGAATTGAAATGACTACATGTTTAGCCCTCACAACTTAGTATTTCTAGAATTTCTAGAGATTTGTTCGAACAATCTTTGAAATAATAGCTTGTACCAGAAGTATTGTTTTGATGCATTCAAGTGCCAGAGTATCATTAACTGTTGAAAGTTATCATGGATTTGTTGCATTATAAAACATGTGACCTTCATAGAAGTTATACGACTCAAGTGTTGAGCTCACTCTCAACATgggtgtatgtgtgcgtgtgtctatGGACACTTTTACCTCAGAATCCCAATTCTACAGTGCCTCAACAACCTTTTGTCCATTTGTACAGACTAGCTCATCTTAGAACACGACTTCTTATCTAAGCTGTGTACTGTGTGCTCTGCATGTCTTTTGTTATGATTAGAAGAAGCCTTAAGTATTACTCCTCATGCCTCAGTGTTCTGTGACCCATACCAAAAGTGCTCACGACCTCTGTTCCTCAACAATGGTGCGAATAGTCATGTGAAATTAGTTCTGCAGTGCTATAGAAGCAAACGTATTTTtgcctttcatttttcattgtacGTCTCTGCTGTTTGTAGAGGGCTTTGGCCACTTGGTCTCCTTTAAAAGATTTTTTACTTGGATTTAAATCAGAAAGCATGAAGCTTCTAGCCCATATTGTGAAACGTGTATATTAATTATTTGATCAACTGACCTTgtgctaatttttttttttttaccagactTTAGCGGCAGACGCACCAGTggttttggatttgttttgtcACAATTAAGGTGTTACAGTTGGCCGTTGTCTAAAAGGCTCTGCTGCAACTCACTCTGAAGTCCTAAGTTTCGGCCGATAAATACATGATCTAGAAGAGAATCCATGCCACTGCATGTTTGCCGTAGAACGTCAGGGAATTGAAAATACTGAGGAGCACTGAAGAATATTCAGTCTGAACAGTCAACTGAACTGAGATATCAGGTGTGGATGGGATGGAAATGCAGCATTTGCTCTGGATGAAGAACACAAATGTTCCACTCGTCCCCAGTTAAAACTGGTTTAACCTTTTGCCTTGATGACTGCTTACTATATGGCATGAGGGAATTGACATTTTGACACCAATGACAGTAAATCTCCTCTTCATTTTCGTGTTAAAATGGAAAACTATCATATTCTTAATTTGAAAAGGGACTGCAACAAAACCTCAAAGAATAtagttataaataaatgaaataaagggAACAGACAAGGGAACGATAGTAAATAACTGCACGTAAATGATAGAGATGATAAATTAGATTTTGTTTCAAAGCCATTTCATTGTCTGCAGAATTTTTACTTGTTGAAGGGTTGTCAAATGTCCTTGTTATTTGGCTTTTTGAAgagtgaaaaaatattttgcatcaCAGTACTGTTTGTGTACTCCACCGTGGCCCCTGTGTCAAATGTTATTAAtcaaataaagatttttttaaactaccgttttgttgtttacatttgtttcagGTCATTGAGTCAAATGAAGAGAGTGATACAGGATATCACACTTCAATTACACGTGACAGATATGTTGGTTACCGAGACATTATAATCCGGGCTGATGCCTTCACTGCATACTGCGGTTCTATTAGACACATTTGGATGAAGTGACAGTATTGATGTCTAACGGTATGATGAAGCAAAGGTttttatgcaaaaaaaaaaaaaacaaaacaagtcaacaatTACACCGTCCCCCACACGATGGCGATCTCACTAGCTGGCCGTCTCCCGGAAGTGACGAATCGTCAGCGGATATCTGGACGCCGCGCGACCAGGAGGCCCTTTTCCGTCTGTGAGCAGTGTGGTGCGGTTCGGCTAACACAAGTGAGCCCAAACTTACTCATTTAACTGTCGTCTTACGTGTCAAAGATGACAACTGACGGTTCATTATGGACAGTTATTAATCTGTTTTACACGAAATATCATTTGAAGAACCTAACGTACTTTGACTGCGTAGTTATTGCCTCCCAATGTTAAACAGCGTGTGCTACTTCCACGGTGGCTATTTGTTAGCACATGTGGCTGCGGGATGTAGGCGAGACGAGGTCGTTCAGTTTCCTCTGCATTCACCGTGAACGTGCCGTGTAAGCCCACAAGAATAGATGTGGCTTTTCCtcattacatttgtttttttaatccgtGTTAGTGTTGTTGACGGCGTTATCAGTTACGCCGCGTCGGCCTTGGCGTAGATGCTCGTCAAAGTGTGTCGCCCTTTCTTGAAGATAATCGAGATCTCCTGTAAACTACGAGTCGTATATTTTCTAATAAGCGGTTTAACATCTCTACTTGGTCAGAGCCCCTTATTTCCACAGCTGGGTTCAAGTTGTGGTGGATATGACGATCTAGTTTGTATTTCATTGCTGTGTAAACCATTATGATTTCATGCCTTTTGGCTTAGCTTTGTACAGATGCAGGTGGCTACGTGGATGCTGTTCTGGACAAATACGTGATAGCAGTAAAAGACTCAATTGTTCCTCAGTGAATTATTTTTATGCAGTAAGATTGAATGGCATATTTAAAATCTCAAGGTACAATGTTGTACGTATTTAGTCAGCCCTTTCCTTCGCGTTTGTTTGGTGCTGCTTATTTTCCTGTTTTAAGCCACAATTGTGAGATGAGTTTTCACGTTCCCCAGTGACCGAGTGGGAGAACGCCCCAGCTGTGGCTGAGACCCCTGAGATCAAGCTCTTTGGCAAATGGAGCACAGATGACGTCCAGATCAACGACATCTCCCTGCAGGTAAACTTGACAGCCCAGTGAGGGTCCAGACCGAGGCTAGAGTCACGCCTTGACATCACCCCGTTGTCCTGGTGTGCTAGAGTGCTCGTAGAGGAACATCTGTGCTTATTCATTGGCTGCAGTCGACGGTGGCCCAGCCAATCACCCGCTCAGATACATGTCTTGCCAAACCCATATGTATTTACTCATCCAGAATTATCTGCTCTTCAATCAGAACATATGAGCCTCTTTCCTCAACATTTGTTTGTCTCAAACTTGCGTCCAGTGGTGGTTCAGCTTTAGGAACAAGTTACATTCAGTGTTGAGGTGCCACTGTGTATTTGCTTCGATGTACTGGTTGCCCCATCCACAGTGTTTATGCTAAATAGCTCATGTGTTGCAGGACTACATTGCTGTTAAGGAGAAGTACGCCAAGTACCTGCCACACTCTGGAGGACGCTATGCCGCCAAGCGTTTCCGCAAGGCCCAGTGCCCCATCGTGGAGCGTTTGACCAACTCCATGATGATGCACGGACGCAACAATGGCAAGAAGCTGATGACCGTGCGCATTGTCAAGCACGCATTCGAAATCATTCACTTGCTGACCGGAGAGGTGTGTAGGTGTTGGTTTGAGGATTTAGCAATAAGCGCTTTCCTTACCATCGCAACCGTTATTCTGATGACAGTTAAAATGAGTTGAATAGATGGAGCATGTTGACAGATGCACCTAGATATACCTGGTTGGGTTCCTCGTAACTATGCCTCTTCCTTTGTTGTCTAGAACCCCCTCCAGGTCCTGGTGAATGCCATCATCAACAGCGGCCCACGTGAGGACTCCACACGTATCGGTCGTGCTGGCACTGTCAGGAGACAGGCTGTGGATGTGTCGCCCCTCCGCAGAGTCAACCAGGTAGCTAGTGTTGCACTGCAAGCGAGGCTAGAGTCACGGCCGGACACACTCCATTGTCCTGCTGTGCTAGAGTTCTCGCAGAGTAAATGTCTCGGCTTATTCATTGGCTGCAGCCTGTCGTGGTCCAGTCAATCACCAACTCAGACACAACCCTCCTCACAACCAACGCACACTCGAGTCTTGCGCGACAGTCAACTTGTCCTTGTCTCGCAGGCCATCTGGCTGCTGTGCACCGGCGCAAGAGAGGCTGCATTTAGGAACATCAAGACCATCGCCGAGTGCCTGGCCGATGAGCTGATCAACGCAGCCAAGGTGAGATGTTTCACCCACCAAGTCATGCTGACTGATGCAGACACAGGATCAGTGTTTATGTTGGAACCTGTGTTGGCCTGATGAACTTCACAGCGCAGTGACAGGCCAGTAGGCTGTGGTTTTGGTTTGAAATTGTTTAAATTCAAAGAATATAgggccctgaaaatgaggataaaGGCTTCACCCACCATCACTATTTGGTACCATCTTGTCAGTTCCTACAGGAAATGCCATTGGTCGAGTTACACCGATTTTGTGGAGGACTAGCTGTGAATAAATCTGTACATACCCAGATTTCTGTTCAGTTtgtctgatcactgtctggttGCATATGGTGCCTTTAAGATTTGCCTTTAGTTTTAACTGATCACTAAATAGTTTGTGTCTTTAGTCTGGCGTTTATGTAAGACTTGTGTGTTGGGAGTGAAAACATGACATGTTTGCTGATCTGGGGTTGGTATCTTCAAACTGAGCAATTTCTGAATCTTGTCTGTCTTTCAGGGTTCCTCAAACTCCTATGCCATCAAGAAGAAAGACGAGTTGGAGAGAGTCGCCAAGTCCAACCGTTAAACATGTTCAATttctaacaaaaataaatttgtGGAGACAAGTCTGATTGCAAGTCTTTATTTCTACAAGGTTTGTAACAAGATTGAACGTCATCTGAAAAGTACAAAGCTCAAATGAATCCACCCAAACAAGCAGGAATTGTCTGTGTTCATCCtgataaatagaaaaataaaaggatTATGGTGATGTGCCACAGGTAGGTGGCGTCCTTTAGATGTAGCTGTGCTTTCTGTTGATGAGAAGGCAGAGGGATGAGAGAGAAGCTCCAAGTTTGGAGGCTTCGCTGCAGGCGGTGGGCAGGAGGGTGTAGTCCTGGAGATTCTGGAAGTTCTGCACAGGAGATAAGATGACATGCAATGAGGAAACACTGGAAGCCTCCTGGTGCTGAATTACAAATCCAGATTGTTGTATGACCGTCTGAATATCCCATTGCACTCATTGTCAACAATTTGCCAGGTAAACACCTCACTCACAGAGATACTGTCGGAACATTCCTCCACAGGCCGATGGAGCAGGAAGTCTCGCTTGGACGGACCCTTTACATAGATGCAATTAGCGGCCGACACCTCCGGGACAGAGAGAACCTCATAGTGGTGGTCAGTCAGCTGCTCCATCATCTGGACAGGAGACAAAACCAAGCACAGCACGTACTGACTTTCAACATCTGCCTCAGAAGGACTTGGAGGGAACTTCACGGAAAAGTTGAGGGATCTGGTCTTGTGCAGCGTGTGACACTGTTGTCtcaaatgtgatcaaaactgaCTCAAGATAATCTTCTGGCTACCCACAAAATCAGCCCAATTTGATATCAGAACTTGAGGCCTCAGAAGGAGACCATAGGAGACCCAGCACCGCAGGGGAGTTTTTAAACTGCTGAAGTGGGATCAGTGAAACACAATCACTGTGTCAGTCATCAAGGAAAAGATCTCACCCTCAGGGTCTTTTTGGCTCCGTCATTGTTGCAGATCACAATGGTGTCCGGGCCGCCCATGGAACAGATGTTCTTCAGACGAGCTCCGCCACAAACTGGGACGGTGGACACGGCAAAGTCCTGCAGGAAGCACTTGATGGTCAGAACACCTGTTGCCATCTCTTGAACACTGCACAGTGTTCAAGAGATGGCAACACTGATGAGATGCTCTTATGCCATTGCAGATACTGTAAAATGCATTCTGCCACTTTGCACTCTCACTTTCAATCTTTATGATGTCAATACTGACACCAAAGTACAATCTACACCTCAACAGTTTTGATCATTCTGAACCAGATCATTGGCTGGTTTGGTTTCGTGAAGGATAAAAAAATGACCCTTAGAACTTGAGTACATGTTCCAGAGAGCGTGTGACTTCCGGACGTCAGAACTGTATGAAGTAGCACACAGCGGAGCTTCACTGAGGTCCTGCATCACTTTAAAAGCATGACACTGATGACCAGTTTTTCATCAATATCACTGCATGGTTTGAGAAGAGGGAATCCCTCTCTTCACAGAAGTCGACTTCAAAACAGCCCCCAGCTCCAGAACAACCTCCTTCAGCATCAGACACAGAGTTGACAGAAACGGAGAGGTCAAAGCCTCGCTCACCCTGAATGTGTCGGCCAGAACCTCAGCTCCTTGCCGGTTGGTGTGAGAAGAGATGCCGACAAAGAACTCTCTGCCCGTGAAGAGAACGTCGCTGCCCTCCAGAGTGGCCCCCCCGGAGTCACCCTCCTCTCCCCCCATCTCCACCACCGTCAGGTTCAGCTCCGACAACACTCTCCTCACTGCCTCTGCCTGGAGAGACGATGGATATATCGTGCTCATGAATAAAAGAAGGAGCAggagatgaataaaaacatttgcctGAAGTGACCGTGACAAAATGCTCTTGTGAGTCGAGTTATATGACAGTTGGGGCGGAGGACTTCTGGAGAGTCACCTCTTTGCGCCTCTGTTGCTTGAAAGGCCTCGTGATGAGGGCGGTGTCTCCCTGGATGACGGCCACATCCTCAATCCTCCAGCTCTCGGGCAGCTCCGGGTCAGGGGGGATCTCGATGAGCTGCAGGCCCAGCTTCTGCCTCAGGGCTCCGGTCAGACAACCAAACTGCCGCTGAGCCTTTGCCAGGTCCACAGAGGCCTCCCCGTTCTGATGATCGCCTCCATCAACCTTCCCAAAAGTCTCAGGGATGCCGCGGACCACCGCGTGAGTGAAGAAGCCGTACGGGCAGATGTTagccatgatcaagaaggttcTCAGCAGATGGTGGGAGTGAGTAAACAATGTCCCGGAGAAAACCAGAGAATAGTCTCAGGCCTCCATCATCGGACTCCCCCAGACACGAGCAATCaaacctgagagagagagagagcaagaccACTCCAGTTATGAGAGCTGACCAGGTAGATGGGTACGAGAGAAGGCCAGGTGAATGAAGAGCTGGTCAGAGATTGTGTTTGTAGTATGTGGCTAGATAGAAGGTCAAACAGCTCCAGAGGACTGTGTATGATCAGTTAGTGACAATGCTACGAAAAGTCACATTAATGCTTTGTAACTAATAGAGGTCTTGTGTGGACCAGAAGGCAGCAGGTTGTTTGGGAGAAAGGCAACAAGATCCGAGGAAAGATGGTGAACATTAGCGTGTCTATCTCTAGTCCAGATGAGAGAAGCAGGCCATGACATCTGTTTCAAAACTCTTCTGTAACAGATGGTGGTTCATTGGAATAGAGGCCCATATAGAGGGCGCAGAGAGGTTGAAGGTGGATGACCATGCAAGCACATAGGTAGGAAGGTGAGAGCATGTAGATCCTGAGAGTTGGAAATGGTGCTATGTTTGTAACAGATATGGAGGGCTTCCTCAAACTAGGACAGGAGTTTGAAAAGCAAGTGTCCTTTATATGTTGCTGTGTTTAAGCTGTTAAGGCAGTGACCTCTATGACTGAGGAGATGGACCAGCAGACCACCACATAAACTACCAACACTAATAAAAAGTTCTCCGGTGTGTTGGGACATGCATCCAGACTCTGAGGAGAATATATCTCATAACATCAATATTGAAAAAATGGTGTGTAGGCAGCCTTCCTCCCTCAGTCTGTCATGGAGACCTTCTGCTCTCAGATGTTTGTCAACTCCACAGAATCAAAAGCGATCATTGTTCCCCTTCAAGAGGGACCACTCACTCAAAAACAGCAACAGAGGAGGCTTGTTCTGGATCAGAAGGAAACACTATTCACCAGCTGTGGCCGGAGCATTTCCATATTTGAGAAGTGGGTCAACTGGGAGACAATTGCTCTTTCAGATCTCTCAGAAAGTCGCTGGCTGGGAGAAACCAGACAGGAACTTGGTCCGGGTCGACCACCGCAACACTAACGCCGCGACTGTGTTGTGCAGATAAACCAGCCGTGCCAACATGAAATCACGGAGTCATCACAGAGGTCAGCAACACGTCCGAGTACCGCGGACCGCCCTGATGTTTCCGCCACTTCTGGTGATGAGCAACTCTTTCCAGGCTTGGAGATCAAAACCTAACTTAGTTTCAAgaacaacaaagacaagaaTCCGGCGGAGAAGGGCTCACCTCGTAAGAAAAGTGCTGGGCTGTTTCCTTCCTCCTTGATTTAATTTCCCCTCAGTTCCCGTTATCCCTCTCCGCTCCCTCCAGCTCACCCTGAATTTATAGACGTAGGAAACGGCCACTTCCGAGTGCGcagttcaaaataaaagtccactCGATCGTGCCACTTCAGATGAACGACGTGGAGTTACACACATTAACCTAAATGGTTTCACCGGGATTTACTCAACCTTAAACCTTGTTTTGGGTTCCATCCTTTATATCTTTGCGATTATGTCActcaacattttattgtatCACATGTCGACTcaatactatttcaatgagaCAGAAAAAGCAAGAGCCTAGCTCTtataaacagaagaaaaagaatatGCGACcgaatattttagttttttttacagTGCATTTGTAAATCAATAAGGTACACAAAAATGAGAACAAAACGAAACAGTTCAGATCAAATCAATTTGCAGATATTCTCCAAGCATTGTGGATCTATtagtttttaatcttatttaaaTAACGTGCACGTTTAAACGTGTCCACGATACAGGCTCGGCTTTTAATTTCTAGCAAAAAATCCCGACACTTCCGGTGTTGCTTCACGCTTCAGTTCCATCTTGACGCGCTTCCCTCCTCCCCCACTCGTACAACCTGAAGTCAATCATCGCTCAGCAACAGCCAGGGTTGACAACAGGAATAATCAGACTAATCGCTCATTGTGACCAAATCACAGGTTACAGTCCTGCAGTGAACGCTACGATGACAATAGTTGTATTTGTTTATGAATCCCACATCTGTTTGCACTTCACACCTAAAAGTGCACCAAAGTTTGTCCtagagacaagacaaagacagatTGTCCAAGGCTCGGATGAAGGTGGAAATAATCCCGGTTGTAACATCAAACTTCAGGTGACAGAGTTCAGTATCTGATGAAACTCTGTTTATGTCATCAGCAACTCAATCTGGCTCTGTCTGCCCTCACAAACACAGTCCATCATGCAGTGGAGAATATATAATCTGGCGTCCCCAAATCTGGGTCAGATGACGCTGGATTATCAGGTGGCCTGATTTGATGGCTGGAGAAATTGAAACTGGATAACAATTTTACACAGCGACAGGAGCTGAAGGAGTCTGAGGAGCACAGCCAAGATTTAGCTTTAATATTGAGTCACTTCCTCTTGACTGGGTTGATGCTGTGACCTCATGAAGCAAGTCAGCAGGGTTTCCTCCAGAATCGGCGCCTTCCCGAGGGTTAGTGCCCTTAACTTAACTGACCTCGCGACCACTCTTGATCCTGTGTTGTGTCTACCTTCCGCTATGGCTTCTTCTGACCCCCTCTTCTGTCTTGTGAGCGTCCTTGACCTGGTGGGTCCCACTGAGATCACGCATGATCGAGAGGAAGCCCAGAGCTGACCACGAGGGCCTTGCAGGTTTGGAGGGAGCTTGTGGCGCATTAGAGAGCAATATCAGTGAGAGAGGTGGGGGGTGAGTCGAGGGTACAGACAGGATTAAAGAGCACCATCTGTCTGTGAGCGCACAAACAGTTATTACTGAGTCACCGCACAGAACCTTTAGTTGAAGTGAGGTCAGACCACAAAACGCTGTGCAGCATTTTATACAGTTACAGTATAAAGACACCTCCTGACTAGAGCGCCCTCTTCTCCTGAGCATTGGTTGTGCTTGAAGAAGCTGAAGTTTCAGTTCACTTGAGCTTTGCTATTGCGACTGCCTTGCTTTTGCTGAGCTGGCGCCAGTGCCAGATACCGGACCACTGACCTCACTCACTGTCCATGATGAATAATGAAGCCTCATGTTCAGATCCCAGCTTTGACCAACAATTTTCATGAAAAGTGCtgagttacctattgtaacttcagttctatgaatacgtgcgatgccctctaacgggcttcgctatcGGTTACCTCCACTCTACATCAGTTATAAGGCAAGAGTGCCGCCTACTGAGCAcagaaaatgaggcttcatgaagcttcaccatctTTGTGATGTCTTAGCTGACCTCCGAGAAGCTTGCCTCGACTGAGTCATTCGAT
This window contains:
- the rps5 gene encoding 40S ribosomal protein S5; this encodes MTEWENAPAVAETPEIKLFGKWSTDDVQINDISLQDYIAVKEKYAKYLPHSGGRYAAKRFRKAQCPIVERLTNSMMMHGRNNGKKLMTVRIVKHAFEIIHLLTGENPLQVLVNAIINSGPREDSTRIGRAGTVRRQAVDVSPLRRVNQAIWLLCTGAREAAFRNIKTIAECLADELINAAKGSSNSYAIKKKDELERVAKSNR
- the ddah2 gene encoding N(G),N(G)-dimethylarginine dimethylaminohydrolase 2 — encoded protein: MANICPYGFFTHAVVRGIPETFGKVDGGDHQNGEASVDLAKAQRQFGCLTGALRQKLGLQLIEIPPDPELPESWRIEDVAVIQGDTALITRPFKQQRRKEAEAVRRVLSELNLTVVEMGGEEGDSGGATLEGSDVLFTGREFFVGISSHTNRQGAEVLADTFRDFAVSTVPVCGGARLKNICSMGGPDTIVICNNDGAKKTLRMMEQLTDHHYEVLSVPEVSAANCIYVKGPSKRDFLLHRPVEECSDSISNFQNLQDYTLLPTACSEASKLGASLSSLCLLINRKHSYI